The following coding sequences lie in one Labrus bergylta chromosome 5, fLabBer1.1, whole genome shotgun sequence genomic window:
- the LOC109997406 gene encoding green-sensitive opsin, whose translation MENGTEGKDFYIPLNNRTGLVRSPFYYPQYYLADPWMFKLLAVYMFFLICTGFPINFLTLMVTAQNKKLRQPLNFILVNLAVAGLIMVCFGFTITFVTAISGYFIFGTMGCAIEGFMATLGGQVALWSLVVLAVERYIVVCKPMGSFKFSGTHAGVGVAFTWVMAMACAVPPLVGWSRYIPEGLQCSCGPDYYTMAPGFNNESFVMYMFTCHFCLPVGTIFFTYGSLVLTVKAAAAQQQDSESTQKAEREVTRMCILMVLGFLVAWTPYASFAAWIFFNKGAAFSAVAMAIPAFFSKSSALFNPIIYVLFNKQFRNCMLSSIGMGGMVEDETSVSTSKTEVSSVS comes from the exons ATGGAGAACGGCACAGAGGGCAAGGACTTCTACATCCCCTTGAACAACAGGACGGGGCTTGTGAGGAGTCCTTTCTATTATCCACAGTATTATTTGGCAGATCCATGGATGTTCAAGCTGCTTGCCGTCTACATGTTCTTCCTCATCTGCACTGGCTTCCCCATCAACTTCCTGACACTGATGGTCACAGCTCAGAACAAGAAACTCAGGCAACCTCTCAACTTCATCCTGGTCAACTTGGCTGTGGCTGGACTCATCATGGTCTGCTTCGGTTTCACCATCACCTTCGTCACTGCTATCTCCGGCTACTTCATTTTTGGAACAATGGGCTGTGCCATTGAGGGATTCATGGCTACTCTTGGAG GTCAAGTGGCTCTCTGGTCATTGGTGGTCCTGGCTGTTGAGAGATACATTGTTGTCTGCAAACCCATGGGAAGCTTCAAGTTCTCTGGAACCCATGCTGGAGTTGGAGTTGCTTTCACCTGGGTCATGGCTATGGCTTGCGCTGTCCCCCCACTGGTTGGATGGTCCAG GTACATCCCTGAGGGTCTGCAGTGCTCCTGTGGACCTGACTACTACACTATGGCTCCAGGCTTCAACAATGAATCATTTGTCatgtacatgttcacctgtcaCTTCTGTTTGCCAGTTGGCACAATCTTCTTTACCTATGGAAGCCTTGTGCTGACAGTCAAAGCT gctgcagctcagcagcagGACTCAGAATCCACCCAGAAAGCTGAGAGGGAGGTCACACGTATGTGCATCCTGATGGTCTTGGGCTTCTTGGTGGCCTGGACACCATATGCTAGCTTTGCTGCATGGATCTTCTTCAACAAGGGTGCAGCTTTCTCTGCTGTAGCTATGGCTATCCCTGCCTTCTTCTCCAAGAGCTCAGCTCTGTTTAACCCTATTATCTATGTGCTGTTTAACAAACAG TTCCGTAACTGCATGCTAAGCAGTATTGGCATGGGTGGCATGGTGGAGGATGAGACCTCAGTTTCTACCAGCAAGACAGAAGTCTCCTCTGTATCTTAA
- the LOC109997379 gene encoding sodium- and chloride-dependent GABA transporter 2-like translates to MDQGQNSEVKMNLMNLGTKQVHTQSKPQEREQWGSKIEFILAVAGHIVGLGNVWRFPYLCYKNGGGVFFIPYVLFLFTCGIPLFFLETSLGQFTSQGGITCWRKICPLFEGLGYGSQVVVLYTVVYYVIILAWTFLYLFSSFTSELPWASCQNSWNTDFCFEHGHNQTSRHLYGNGTSSVVEFWERRILGLSSGIDHIGNIRWDLALCLLLAWVLCYFCVWNGVKSTGKVVYFTATFPYVMLVVLLVRGLTLPGAKDGIIFYLYPDPSRLSDPEVWLDAGSQIFYSCGVCTGVLTSLGSYNKYTNNCYRDCVYLCLLNSFTSFVAGFAIFSVLGFMANEQGVDISVVAESGPGLAFIAYPRAVALMPLPQLWAVSFFVMIIFLGLDSEFVNLEALVTTISDMYPAFFQNKCYRKLLLLAIAVGSFLVGILMVTEGGLYIFQLFDCYACSGMTLLLFAVLQSVCVGWVYGADRHYDNIKDMIGYRPWPLMKYCWQYFTPAICTGTFLFSIIKYTPLKFNNTYEYPWWGYTIGGLFTLSSTLMVPLWMLYAVSITPGTLRQRLKILCTPARDLPTAPLKKEKSKEGFQTFTGLYTLRQTDSPDVAGWNSHQEIKNLDGLITVMNSDPKQFH, encoded by the exons ATGGACCAAGGACAAAACTCAGAGGTAAAAATGAATCTGATGAACCTTGGGACCAAACAAGTTCACACTCAGTCCAAACCTCAGGAGAGGGAGCAGTGGGGAAGTAAAATCGAGTTTATCCTGGCTGTGGCCGGACATATAGTCGGCCTTGGAAACGTCTGGAGGTTCCCATACCTTTGCTATAAAAATGGAGGag GGGTTTTCTTCATACCTTACGTACTGTTTTTGTTCACCTGTGGCATCCCACTGTTCTTCCTTGAGACTTCTTTGGGCCAGTTCACTAGCCAGGGTGGAATAACTTGCTGGAGAAAAATCTGCCCCCTCTTTGAAG GCTTAGGTTATGGAAGCCAAGTGGTTGTTTTATACACTGTAGTGTATTACGTTATCATACTGGCTTGGACATTTCTTTACCTGTTTTCATCCTTCACCTCTGAACTTCCTTGGGCCAGCTGTCAGAACAGCTGGAACACAG aTTTCTGTTTCGAGCATGGTCATAATCAAACATCTCGGCACCTGTATGGAAACGGCACATCTTCAGTTGTAGAATTTTGGGA GAGGAGAATCTTGGGTCTGTCCAGTGGAATTGACCATATTGGCAACATTCGTTGGGACTTGGCTCTCTGTTTACTTCTTGCCTGGGTACTGTGTTACTTTTGTGTCTGGAATGGAGTCAAGTCCACAGGAAAG GTTGTCTACTTCACTGCCACATTTCCATATGTAATGCTGGTGGTGCTGCTAGTTCGTGGTCTGACATTACCAGGAGCCAAAGATGGAATCATCTTCTACCTCTATCCAGACCCCTCCCGCCTCAGTGATCCAGAG GTGTGGCTGGATGCTGGCAGCCAAATCTTTTACTCGTGTGGAGTTTGCACAGGTGTTTTGACATCTTTGGGAAGTTACAATAAGTACACTAACAACTGCTACAG AGACTGCGTATACCTTTGCCTGTTAAATAGTTTTACCAGCTTCGTTGCTGGTTTTGCCATCTTTTCTGTTCTTGGTTTCATGGCAAATGAGCAAGGTGTGGATATATCAGTGGTGGCTGAATCAG GTCCAGGTTTGGCATTCATAGCATATCCACGTGCTGTTGCTCTGATGCCGCTTCCTCAGCTCTGGGCTGTTTCCTTCTTTGTTATGATCATCTTTTTAGGATTAGATAGTGAG TTTGTAAATCTAGAGGCATTGGTCACAACCATCTCTGATATGTATCCTGCcttctttcaaaacaaatgttaccGTAAACTCCTTCTACTCGCCATTGCTGTTGGAAGTTTCTTAGTCGGGATTCTGATGGTCACAGAG ggagGCCTTTACATCTTCCAGCTCTTTGACTGCTACGCCTGCAGTGGGATGACACTTCTGCTTTTTGCTGTGCTTCAGTCTGTATGTGTTGGATGGGTTTATG GTGCTGATcgtcattatgacaatataaaGGATATGATCGGGTATCGGCCATGGCCTCTTATGAAATACTGTTGGCAGTACTTCACACCAGCCATCTGTACT ggCACTTTTCTCTTCTCTATAATCAAATACACCCCGTTAAAATTCAACAACACTTATGAGTATCCCTGGTGGGGCTACACCATTGGAGGCTTGTTTACTCTCTCTTCAACTCTCATGGTTCCTTTATGGATGCTGTATGCTGTGAGTATAACTCCGGGAACACTCCGACAG agacttaaaattCTTTGCACTCCAGCAAGGGATTTACCCACAGCACCgttaaagaaggaaaaaagcAAAGAAGGATTTCAGACTTTCACAGGCTTGTACACTCTGCGGCAAACGGACAGCCCTGATGTTGCAGGGTGGAACTCGcatcaagaaataaaaaatttaGATGGTCTCATAACTGTCATGAATTCAGATCCTAAACAGTTTCACTGA